The following coding sequences lie in one Cannabis sativa cultivar Pink pepper isolate KNU-18-1 chromosome 5, ASM2916894v1, whole genome shotgun sequence genomic window:
- the LOC115716638 gene encoding monodehydroascorbate reductase, chloroplastic/mitochondrial translates to MSSVRRLMATLSSSSSSLWKNGLSLRSTQSTSIVRSPALLGYRRTFRRSFVVASSSFDNDNREFVIVGGGNAAGYAARTFVEHGMADGRLCIVSKEAYAPYERPALTKAYLFPLDKKPARLPGFHTCVGSGGERQTPEWYQEKGIETIYNEPVTSIDIEKHTLTTNSGKLLKYGSLIVATGCTASRFPEKNGGNLPGVHYIRDVADADALISSLEKAKKVVIVGGGYIGMEVAAAAVAWKLDTTIVFPENHLLQRLFTPSLAQRYEELYKENGVKFLKGAMIKNLEAGADGSVAAIKLEDGSTIEADTVIIGIGAKPAVGPFESVGLNTTVGGIQVDGQFRTNIPGIFAVGDVAAFPLKLYDRIARVEHVDHARRSAQHCVKGLLSAQTHNYDYLPYFYSRVFEYEGSSRKVWWQFFGDNVGEAIEVGNFDPKIATFWIESGKLKGVLLESGSPEEFQLLPELARSQPIVDKDKLENASSVEEALDIARSSLQVKASV, encoded by the exons ATGTCATCAG TTCGGAGATTAATGGCTACTTTATCtagctcttcttcttctctatgGAAAAACGGTCTTTCTCTTCGCTCCACTCAATCTACCTCAATCGTTCGCTCTCCTGCTTTGCTTGGATATAGAAGAACCTTCCGCAGAAGCTTCGTCGTCGCATCTTCCAGTTTCGATAACGATAATCGAga GTTTGTTATCGTTGGTGGAGGAAATGCTGCTGGTTATGCTGCTAGGACTTTCGTCGAACACGGCATGGCCGATGGTCGACTCTGTATTGTCTCCAAAGAg GCGTATGCACCTTATGAGCGTCCTGCATTGACAAAAGCTTACTTGTTTCCTCTAGACAAGAAGCCAGCTCGTTTACCT GGGTTTCATACATGTGTTGGATCTGGTGGGGAAAGACAGACACCTGAGTGGTATCAGGAGAAAGGAATTGAG ACGATCTATAATGAACCAGTGACAAGCATTGATATAGAAAAGCATACCTTAACAACAAATTCTGGAAAGCTGCTCAAGTATGGATCTCTAATAGTTGCCACAGGGTGTACAGCTTCAAG GTTTCCAGAAAAAAATGGAGGAAACCTGCCTGGTGTTCACTATATCCGCGATGTTGCAGATGCTGATGCGCTTATATCATCTTTG GAGAAGGCAAAGAAGGTAGTTATTGTTGGTGGTGGTTACATTGGTATGGAAGTTGCTGCAGCAGCCGTTGCTTGGAAACTTGATACTACG attgtatttcCAGAGAATCATCTGTTGCAAAGACTATTTACTCCTTCACTCGCTCAGAGATATGAAGAACTTTACAAAGAAAATggtgttaaattcttgaag GGTGCCATGATTAAAAACTTGGAAGCAGGTGCTGATGGGAGTGTAGCTGCTATTAAACTTGAGGATGGGTCTACAATTGAAGCAGACACT GTGATTATAGGCATCGGAGCAAAACCTGCTGTCGGCCCCTTTGAAAGTGTGGGTTTGAATACCACTGTTGGTGGCATACAG GTTGATGGTCAGTTTAGAACCAATATACCCGGAATCTTTGCAGTTGGAGATGTAGCAGCATTCCCATTGAAG TTGTATGATCGTATTGCAAGAGTTGAACATGTAGACCATGCTCGTCGATCAGCACAACACTGTGTTAAGGGATTGTTGAGTGCACAAACTCACAA CTACGACTATCTTCCCTACTTCTACTCGAGGGTATTTGAGTACGAAGGAAGTTCCAGGAAAGTTTGGTGGCAATTTTTCGGGGACAATG TTGGAGAAGCAATTGAAGTTGGAAACTTTGATCCAAAGATCGCGACATTCTGGATAGAATCTG GTAAATTGAAAGGTGTTCTTCTAGAGAGCGGAAGCCCTGAG GAATTTCAACTTCTTCCCGAACTGGCAAGGAGCCAGCCCATAGTTGATAAAGACAAGCTTGAGAATGCATCGTCGGTAGAGGAGGCCTTAGATATTGCTCGGTCATCTTTACAGGTTAAAGCTTCAGTCTAG